The following coding sequences lie in one Peromyscus maniculatus bairdii isolate BWxNUB_F1_BW_parent chromosome 3, HU_Pman_BW_mat_3.1, whole genome shotgun sequence genomic window:
- the LOC121828047 gene encoding sperm motility kinase X-like isoform X2 → MVVLDLKVTASDEASLRNNYKILNTICQSSFGEVKLACHLLTQTQVALKILPRNSSIVTSEIDIMKSLSHPNIIQLYQIINTTVNTYLVMEHASGGRLLDQIQEDGHLQEEEAHRIFQQIGSAVHYCHSKGVVHGDLRPENILVDGEGNVKLSDFGLGVQVSPGQKLHSFFCSLPFCAPELLQGKDYDGPAADMWSLGVLLYFMTMGCLPFQAPTNPGIKQKILCAKYYSPSYLSANVLNVIGQLLTLDPSKRATIDCIMHHPWLTQGEVPSLEFSLEEFPSLPNPIIITIMADLGYDPYEVLESLKAQTFNETMATYLILQHKSPWENSQENQVKPGQPGVTPCVTPADLSTFPLPLNQTASKPALHTFPCKCQLHHDEKHLRMEGGKRAIMSAAPQCSLLKRTISYFRAACHHDAVAALCTHSMSSYGAEPGSHVGPQDTLPKNNSLPRKELWTLTTTGARTTDSSSSSGELSPEPVSLSSDQPNSGMVACTHTHCSGWKREMRRVVSCVAKLCCCVTVQRKVQVSRNQEVPIRVQWQDPQSQEVRR, encoded by the coding sequence ATGGTGGTGTTGGACCTCAAGGTCACAGCCTCCGATGAGGCGTCCCTCAGAAATAATTACAAGATCTTGAACACCATCTGCCAAAGCAGCTTTGGTGAAGTGAAGCTGGCCTGCCACCTCCTCACCCAGACCCAGGTGGCGTTGAAAATCCTGCCAAGGAACTCCTCTATTGTCACATCAGAAATTGATATCATGAAATCCCTCAGTCATCCCAATATCATCCAGCTTTATCAGATCATCAACACCACTGTCAACACCTACCTTGTAATGGAGCATGCGAGCGGGGGAAGGCTGCTGGACCAGATCCAGGAGGATGGACAtctgcaggaggaggaggcccaTCGAATTTTCCAGCAGATTGGGAGCGCTGTGCATTACTGTCATTCAAAAGGTGTCGTGCATGGAGACCTGAGGCCAGAAAATATACTGGTGGATGGCGAGGGCAACGTCAAACTCAGTGACTTTGGGTTGGGCGTTCAGGTGAGCCCTGGGCAGAAGCTGCACTCTTTCTTCTGCAGCCTCCCATTTTGTGCCCCAGAACTTCTTCAGGGAAAAGACTATGATGGACCCGCAGCTGATATGTGGAGCCTGGGAGTCCTCCTCTACTTTATGACCATGGGGTGCCTCCCTTTTCAAGCACCTACCAATCCCGGGATAAAGCAGAAGATCCTGTGTGCGAAATACTACAGCCCATCTTATCTTTCTGCAAATGTCCTAAATGTAATTGGTCAGTTACTCACCCTGGACCCTAGCAAGAGGGCTACTATAGACTGCATCATGCACCACCCATGGCTCACGCAAGGTGAGGTGCCTTCTCTTGAGTTTTCCTTGGAGGAGTTCCCCAGTCTCCCAAACCCCATTATCATAACCATTATGGCTGATTTGGGGTATGACCCTTACGAGGTCCTGGAATCTTTAAAAGCACAAACCTTCAATGAAACAATGGCTACGTATCTGATATTACAACACAAGAGCCCCTGGGAGAATAGCCAGGAGAACCAAGTGAAGCCTGGGCAGCCAGGTGTTACACCTTGTGTGACCCCAGCAGATCTTTccaccttccctcttcccctgaACCAGACAGCCAGCAAGCCTGCCCTTCACACCTTCCCCTGTAAATGTCAGCTTCACCATGATGAGAAACATTTAAGGATGGAGGGAGGCAAGAGGGCCATCATGTCTGCTGCTCCCCAGTGCTCCCTTCTGAAGAGGACCATCTCTTATTTCAGGGCAGCCTGCCATCATGATGCTGTCGCTGCCCTTTGTACCCACTCCATGAGTAGCTACGGTGCTGAGCCAGGGAGCCATGTGGGCCCTCAGGACACACTTCCAAAAAACAACTCACTTCCCAGGAAGGAATTGTGGACCCTGACCACCACGGGTGCCCGAACAACAGACAGCAGCTCATCCTCTGGGGAGCTATCGCCAGAACCAGTGTCCTTGTCCAGTGACCAGCCTAACAGTGGGATGGTAgcctgcacccacacacactgctcaggctggaagagagagatgaggagagtGGTGAGCTGTGTAGCAAAACTGTGCTGCTGCGTGACAGTCCAGAGGAAAGTTCAGGTCTCCAGAAACCAAGAGGTGCCAATCAGAGTGCAATGGCAAGACCCCCAAAGCCAGGAGGTGAGGCGCTGA
- the LOC121828047 gene encoding sperm motility kinase Z-like isoform X1, translating into MGCSWVLQFGQLLAAQLTGTIMVVLDLKVTASDEASLRNNYKILNTICQSSFGEVKLACHLLTQTQVALKILPRNSSIVTSEIDIMKSLSHPNIIQLYQIINTTVNTYLVMEHASGGRLLDQIQEDGHLQEEEAHRIFQQIGSAVHYCHSKGVVHGDLRPENILVDGEGNVKLSDFGLGVQVSPGQKLHSFFCSLPFCAPELLQGKDYDGPAADMWSLGVLLYFMTMGCLPFQAPTNPGIKQKILCAKYYSPSYLSANVLNVIGQLLTLDPSKRATIDCIMHHPWLTQGEVPSLEFSLEEFPSLPNPIIITIMADLGYDPYEVLESLKAQTFNETMATYLILQHKSPWENSQENQVKPGQPGVTPCVTPADLSTFPLPLNQTASKPALHTFPCKCQLHHDEKHLRMEGGKRAIMSAAPQCSLLKRTISYFRAACHHDAVAALCTHSMSSYGAEPGSHVGPQDTLPKNNSLPRKELWTLTTTGARTTDSSSSSGELSPEPVSLSSDQPNSGMVACTHTHCSGWKREMRRVVSCVAKLCCCVTVQRKVQVSRNQEVPIRVQWQDPQSQEVRR; encoded by the exons ATGGGCTGCAGCTGGGTTTTACAGTTTGGACAGCTGTTGGCTG CACAGTTAACTGGCACGATAATGGTGGTGTTGGACCTCAAGGTCACAGCCTCCGATGAGGCGTCCCTCAGAAATAATTACAAGATCTTGAACACCATCTGCCAAAGCAGCTTTGGTGAAGTGAAGCTGGCCTGCCACCTCCTCACCCAGACCCAGGTGGCGTTGAAAATCCTGCCAAGGAACTCCTCTATTGTCACATCAGAAATTGATATCATGAAATCCCTCAGTCATCCCAATATCATCCAGCTTTATCAGATCATCAACACCACTGTCAACACCTACCTTGTAATGGAGCATGCGAGCGGGGGAAGGCTGCTGGACCAGATCCAGGAGGATGGACAtctgcaggaggaggaggcccaTCGAATTTTCCAGCAGATTGGGAGCGCTGTGCATTACTGTCATTCAAAAGGTGTCGTGCATGGAGACCTGAGGCCAGAAAATATACTGGTGGATGGCGAGGGCAACGTCAAACTCAGTGACTTTGGGTTGGGCGTTCAGGTGAGCCCTGGGCAGAAGCTGCACTCTTTCTTCTGCAGCCTCCCATTTTGTGCCCCAGAACTTCTTCAGGGAAAAGACTATGATGGACCCGCAGCTGATATGTGGAGCCTGGGAGTCCTCCTCTACTTTATGACCATGGGGTGCCTCCCTTTTCAAGCACCTACCAATCCCGGGATAAAGCAGAAGATCCTGTGTGCGAAATACTACAGCCCATCTTATCTTTCTGCAAATGTCCTAAATGTAATTGGTCAGTTACTCACCCTGGACCCTAGCAAGAGGGCTACTATAGACTGCATCATGCACCACCCATGGCTCACGCAAGGTGAGGTGCCTTCTCTTGAGTTTTCCTTGGAGGAGTTCCCCAGTCTCCCAAACCCCATTATCATAACCATTATGGCTGATTTGGGGTATGACCCTTACGAGGTCCTGGAATCTTTAAAAGCACAAACCTTCAATGAAACAATGGCTACGTATCTGATATTACAACACAAGAGCCCCTGGGAGAATAGCCAGGAGAACCAAGTGAAGCCTGGGCAGCCAGGTGTTACACCTTGTGTGACCCCAGCAGATCTTTccaccttccctcttcccctgaACCAGACAGCCAGCAAGCCTGCCCTTCACACCTTCCCCTGTAAATGTCAGCTTCACCATGATGAGAAACATTTAAGGATGGAGGGAGGCAAGAGGGCCATCATGTCTGCTGCTCCCCAGTGCTCCCTTCTGAAGAGGACCATCTCTTATTTCAGGGCAGCCTGCCATCATGATGCTGTCGCTGCCCTTTGTACCCACTCCATGAGTAGCTACGGTGCTGAGCCAGGGAGCCATGTGGGCCCTCAGGACACACTTCCAAAAAACAACTCACTTCCCAGGAAGGAATTGTGGACCCTGACCACCACGGGTGCCCGAACAACAGACAGCAGCTCATCCTCTGGGGAGCTATCGCCAGAACCAGTGTCCTTGTCCAGTGACCAGCCTAACAGTGGGATGGTAgcctgcacccacacacactgctcaggctggaagagagagatgaggagagtGGTGAGCTGTGTAGCAAAACTGTGCTGCTGCGTGACAGTCCAGAGGAAAGTTCAGGTCTCCAGAAACCAAGAGGTGCCAATCAGAGTGCAATGGCAAGACCCCCAAAGCCAGGAGGTGAGGCGCTGA
- the Chchd4 gene encoding mitochondrial intermembrane space import and assembly protein 40, which produces MSYCRQEGKDRIIFVTKEDHETPSSAELVADDPNDPYEEHGLILPNGDINWNCPCLGGMASGPCGEQFKSAFSCFHYSKEEIKGSDCIDQFRAMQECMQKYPDLYPQDEEEEEEAKPAEQVEETAATASAAKEQGSSS; this is translated from the exons ATGTCCTACTGCCGGCAAGAAG GGAAGGATCGGATCATATTTGTGACCAAAGAAGACCATGAAACTCCTAGCAGTGCAGAGCTGGTGGCTGATGACCCCAATGATCCCTATGAGGAGCACG GATTGATACTGCCCAACGGAGATATTAACTGGAATTGCCCATGTCTTGGGGGAATGGCCAGTGGCCCCTGTGGGGAACAGTTCAAGTCTGCCTTTTCCTGCTTCCACTAcagcaaagaagaaatcaagggATCAGACTGTATAGACCAGTTCCGGGCCATGCAGGAGTGCATGCAGAAGTACCCGGACCTCTATCcccaagatgaggaagaggaagaggaggcaaagcCAGCGGAGCAGGTGGAGGAAACAGCTGCTACGGCCTCTGCAGCCAAAGAACAGGGGTCAAGCTCCTGA